The Pelagibaculum spongiae genome has a segment encoding these proteins:
- the mnmC gene encoding FAD-dependent 5-carboxymethylaminomethyl-2-thiouridine(34) oxidoreductase MnmC, which produces MQHGDLHWKNSQGPSSSQFGEVYYHSKNGLKDHRAMFLQGNQLPKRWHGQNFVIGETGFGAGLNFLSSWLEWKRNRQNSERLHYISAEQFPLSRADLQAALAPWSELAPFTKQLLKQWPRAWAGFHRMHFEDGITLDLLLGDASEMWQNMNASVDAWYLDGFSPNKNPQIWQGELFQAIANCSHQQTTLASSHFTSSICHQLAEIGFAAKQGTAAGQFCKTTNSDIAEVAANSLTEQPVEQPIIVVGAGLAGCHLARRLAEHGQRVILLEQNSQVALGASGNPAGLLKPLLHLQPSKREIFHNIGYFYSLRRIEQLSQTSDQPIWNPCGIVEQPGKHSDNRLASMLQKRPALNLVAQLIPATANQTNAQASSLIIDQAGICAPAKICHLLIDHPSIELKTGVNVAHLEQHNQFWKLFDQQRLLVGQANNVIFCPGHLHQLPEQFDGLLTRPLQGQVSQIKSNKTISHPAICGKSYIAKIPGTSDQYCIGATFNRGELNTEVDSQQDQQNIAALQQLLPEEYDQLKPELISATSGIRATVPDYTPIAGALKPGLWINTGHGARGLVTAPLVAEILTSQLCNLPYPNDLSSFIDPSRKAARVKRD; this is translated from the coding sequence ATGCAGCACGGCGATCTCCATTGGAAAAATAGTCAAGGTCCATCTTCATCTCAGTTCGGTGAGGTTTACTACCACAGTAAAAACGGACTCAAAGACCATCGCGCAATGTTCCTCCAAGGCAACCAGTTACCCAAGCGCTGGCACGGTCAGAATTTTGTGATTGGCGAAACGGGCTTTGGGGCTGGATTAAATTTTCTAAGTAGCTGGCTTGAATGGAAAAGAAATCGCCAAAATAGCGAACGCTTGCATTATATTTCGGCGGAACAATTTCCACTGAGTCGAGCCGACCTTCAAGCGGCACTCGCCCCTTGGTCAGAATTAGCACCCTTTACCAAGCAACTGCTAAAGCAATGGCCAAGAGCCTGGGCTGGCTTTCATCGAATGCATTTTGAAGATGGGATAACACTCGATCTACTCTTAGGCGATGCCAGCGAGATGTGGCAGAACATGAACGCCAGCGTCGATGCTTGGTATCTCGATGGATTCTCTCCAAACAAAAATCCACAAATTTGGCAAGGCGAACTCTTTCAAGCGATTGCCAACTGTTCCCATCAGCAAACGACTCTAGCCAGCTCTCATTTCACTTCATCTATTTGCCATCAGCTAGCTGAAATCGGTTTTGCAGCAAAGCAGGGAACCGCTGCTGGACAGTTTTGCAAAACGACCAATAGCGACATTGCCGAAGTAGCTGCAAACTCACTTACAGAACAACCCGTCGAACAACCAATCATTGTTGTAGGCGCTGGTTTAGCTGGCTGTCACCTTGCTAGGCGCTTAGCCGAACATGGCCAGCGAGTTATTTTGTTAGAGCAAAACTCGCAAGTCGCTTTAGGTGCTTCTGGTAACCCGGCCGGTCTACTCAAGCCTTTGCTACATTTGCAGCCAAGCAAGCGAGAAATCTTTCATAATATTGGCTACTTCTATTCATTGCGCCGAATTGAACAACTGAGTCAGACTTCTGATCAACCAATATGGAACCCTTGCGGCATTGTCGAGCAACCTGGAAAGCATAGTGATAATCGACTGGCCAGCATGCTGCAAAAAAGACCTGCGCTAAATCTAGTCGCTCAATTGATACCGGCAACAGCCAATCAAACTAACGCTCAAGCATCGAGTTTAATCATCGACCAAGCAGGTATTTGCGCACCGGCTAAAATCTGCCATTTACTAATTGATCACCCGTCTATTGAGTTAAAAACTGGTGTTAACGTTGCGCATCTTGAGCAGCACAATCAGTTCTGGAAATTATTTGATCAGCAGCGGCTATTGGTTGGACAAGCAAATAACGTGATTTTTTGTCCAGGTCATTTGCATCAGTTACCCGAGCAATTCGATGGTTTATTAACGCGCCCACTGCAAGGCCAAGTTAGTCAAATTAAATCTAATAAAACAATTTCTCACCCAGCCATTTGTGGCAAAAGCTACATTGCAAAAATCCCCGGCACCAGCGACCAATATTGTATTGGCGCAACATTCAATCGCGGTGAATTAAATACTGAGGTGGATTCACAGCAAGATCAGCAAAACATTGCAGCTTTGCAACAATTACTGCCAGAAGAGTATGATCAATTGAAGCCTGAATTAATCTCCGCAACTTCAGGAATTCGTGCCACCGTCCCAGATTACACACCGATTGCTGGCGCGCTAAAACCTGGCCTATGGATCAACACTGGTCATGGTGCACGGGGCTTGGTAACCGCGCCGCTGGTGGCAGAAATTTTAACCAGTCAGTTGTGCAACTTGCCTTATCCTAACGATTTGTCATCCTTCATTGATCCAAGTCGCAAAGCAGCACGGGTAAAGCGTGATTAG
- the yidD gene encoding membrane protein insertion efficiency factor YidD, whose translation MFKKIMLKLVRIYQLVISPLMGPNCRYYPTCSAYAIEAINKHGAIRGGWMATRRIGRCHPFCAGGYDPVPLTEAEKIQRTREILQTENSDCDCSQHKR comes from the coding sequence ATGTTTAAGAAAATCATGTTGAAGCTGGTTAGAATTTATCAGCTGGTGATCAGCCCATTGATGGGGCCCAATTGCCGCTACTACCCGACCTGCTCTGCTTACGCGATCGAGGCCATCAACAAACATGGTGCAATTAGAGGTGGCTGGATGGCCACTAGACGAATTGGCCGTTGCCATCCATTTTGTGCCGGTGGCTATGACCCAGTACCATTAACTGAAGCTGAAAAAATACAGCGTACCCGAGAAATTTTGCAAACAGAAAATTCTGACTGTGACTGCTCACAGCACAAGCGATAA
- the nqrM gene encoding (Na+)-NQR maturation NqrM — MYIFLITFVALLLVVLMMSVGWIFSKKKISGSCGGIGALGMDKACDCEEVCDDHKLYQIEEPDSAAK; from the coding sequence ATGTATATATTTTTAATTACTTTTGTTGCGCTGTTATTGGTTGTGTTGATGATGTCAGTCGGCTGGATTTTCTCTAAAAAGAAAATCAGTGGTAGCTGTGGTGGTATTGGAGCACTAGGTATGGATAAAGCTTGTGATTGTGAAGAAGTTTGTGACGACCATAAACTTTATCAAATCGAAGAGCCAGATTCTGCCGCTAAGTAA
- the traF gene encoding conjugal transfer protein TraF has product MKKLVLLGSLCLSLSAQAYPLIHKPGALLTQGGASTPDNILTASIYNPASASIMLTPENSFRMAIWGSAGFQTEVGQIDNFEDDLDDVLDGLDSSDPAVVAKLDSTITRLAKDGYINMSFGSSIPLLPVVVKNDLLDGVLVFDISFDSGAHLSVIDDDNTVGNNPSNILTEDAAAYLVGALHTRATFGYSRTLFDFKSSELYGGLRANIHNLQLSRQLIALRDMDSVGDILDNADENLESNTKPSFDLGLLWKTEGLTLGATIYNINEPKFEFGTLNYSDTAVLTAAPTSSEYTLDRSFSVEASFESVDHSFTLTSYMDVTDHTTIFGQEQQLLQFAAMYRPQTAWLPNVRLGAEKDLEGEKLTTIGVGATWFGGFTADMAFALDTVEIDDSSLPRKFAFNIGYSAPL; this is encoded by the coding sequence ATGAAAAAATTGGTATTACTAGGCTCTCTTTGCCTGTCTTTATCGGCTCAGGCCTATCCGTTAATCCACAAACCAGGAGCTCTGCTGACTCAAGGCGGCGCGTCCACGCCAGATAATATTCTGACTGCTTCTATTTATAACCCAGCTTCTGCCAGTATTATGCTAACGCCTGAAAACAGTTTCAGAATGGCTATTTGGGGTTCCGCAGGCTTTCAAACTGAAGTCGGTCAAATTGATAACTTTGAAGATGATCTAGATGATGTGCTTGATGGGTTGGATTCATCAGATCCGGCAGTTGTTGCTAAGCTAGATTCAACGATCACTCGTTTAGCCAAAGATGGCTATATCAATATGAGTTTTGGTTCTTCAATACCATTGTTGCCTGTTGTGGTAAAAAACGATTTGCTAGATGGCGTTTTGGTATTTGATATTTCCTTTGACAGCGGCGCACATTTATCGGTAATTGACGATGACAACACCGTCGGCAATAACCCAAGCAACATTTTAACTGAAGATGCCGCTGCTTATTTAGTTGGTGCCTTACACACCCGAGCAACGTTTGGTTATAGCCGTACTTTATTCGATTTTAAATCCAGCGAACTTTACGGTGGTTTGCGTGCTAACATTCACAATTTACAATTAAGTCGTCAGCTAATTGCACTCCGCGATATGGATTCGGTGGGTGACATTTTAGACAATGCCGATGAAAACCTAGAGAGCAATACTAAGCCCTCTTTTGACTTAGGCCTACTTTGGAAAACCGAAGGCCTGACATTGGGCGCGACTATTTACAATATCAACGAACCAAAATTTGAATTTGGTACACTAAATTATAGCGATACAGCTGTATTAACAGCCGCACCAACGTCTAGTGAATACACATTAGATCGTTCATTTTCGGTTGAAGCATCATTTGAGTCCGTCGATCACAGCTTTACTTTGACTTCTTATATGGATGTCACCGACCACACCACCATCTTTGGACAAGAGCAGCAATTATTACAGTTTGCCGCCATGTACCGTCCGCAAACAGCTTGGTTACCTAACGTTCGGCTGGGCGCAGAAAAAGATTTGGAAGGCGAAAAGCTGACTACTATCGGTGTCGGTGCAACTTGGTTTGGTGGATTTACCGCGGATATGGCCTTTGCTTTAGATACTGTAGAAATCGACGACAGCTCTCTGCCAAGAAAATTTGCATTTAATATTGGTTATTCTGCACCGCTTTAA
- a CDS encoding FAD:protein FMN transferase has product MRLIALFTITVFVAACSEPQPRVASISGPTMGTRYNVKLVEVADLDLDKVKSALEQSLRDLNQSMSTYIPVSELSLLNKGQAGTVKASEQLLTVLAQAKRINKLSGGVFDITVGPLVNAWGFGPDPRTNKAPADALLQQLKSNIGSDHFQLDLTAKTVTRDSADLYMDLSAIAKGYAVDQLAEVLDQNGIKSYLVEIGGEVKTRSKKPDGQPWRIAVERPTEGAQQIQRVIVLEDIGIATSGDYRNYFEQDGVRYSHTIDPRTGYPINHNLASVSVLSKSVMEADAMATALMVMGPVEGMKLAEKMKLPVLMLVKENESFKEIASSAFNPWMKKEQKK; this is encoded by the coding sequence TTGCGGTTAATAGCCCTTTTTACAATTACGGTTTTTGTCGCGGCTTGTTCTGAGCCACAACCACGTGTCGCCAGCATTTCAGGCCCAACAATGGGCACCCGCTATAACGTTAAGCTGGTAGAAGTAGCAGATCTCGATTTGGATAAGGTTAAATCGGCGCTGGAGCAATCGCTGCGTGATTTGAACCAGAGCATGTCGACTTATATTCCAGTTTCTGAACTGTCTTTGTTAAATAAAGGCCAAGCGGGAACGGTAAAAGCCAGTGAGCAATTACTGACAGTTTTGGCGCAAGCCAAGCGAATCAATAAACTCAGTGGCGGCGTATTTGATATTACGGTTGGCCCATTGGTGAATGCTTGGGGCTTTGGTCCAGATCCTCGAACCAATAAAGCACCCGCCGACGCGCTGTTACAACAACTGAAATCAAATATTGGTAGTGATCACTTTCAATTGGATTTAACCGCCAAAACAGTCACTCGCGACAGTGCTGATTTGTATATGGATCTATCTGCGATTGCTAAAGGTTATGCAGTTGATCAACTGGCTGAAGTGCTCGATCAAAATGGCATAAAGTCTTACCTAGTTGAGATTGGCGGCGAAGTGAAGACTCGCTCGAAAAAACCAGATGGACAACCTTGGCGAATTGCAGTTGAGCGACCTACCGAAGGTGCTCAGCAAATTCAGCGAGTGATTGTGCTAGAAGATATTGGTATTGCGACTTCAGGCGATTATCGTAATTACTTTGAGCAAGATGGCGTGCGTTATTCGCATACGATTGACCCGAGAACCGGTTATCCGATTAATCACAATTTGGCTTCAGTCTCGGTTTTGAGCAAAAGTGTGATGGAAGCCGATGCCATGGCAACGGCATTAATGGTGATGGGCCCGGTTGAAGGAATGAAATTGGCAGAAAAAATGAAACTGCCGGTGCTTATGCTGGTCAAGGAGAATGAGAGTTTTAAAGAAATTGCTTCTTCAGCTTTCAATCCTTGGATGAAAAAAGAGCAGAAAAAATAA
- a CDS encoding acetolactate synthase small subunit, with protein sequence MLLHSHTITAYTENAVGILARMASLFSRNRVNIEKLHVEESETKGISQFTIVVYCDSEKARKLVNQLRRIIELQDVFISRDEMIEESKENETSISAAANG encoded by the coding sequence ATGCTGCTGCATTCCCATACCATTACTGCTTATACCGAAAATGCGGTAGGTATATTAGCTCGAATGGCTTCATTGTTTTCTCGTAACCGGGTCAACATTGAAAAACTGCATGTAGAAGAATCTGAAACCAAGGGCATTTCTCAATTTACCATTGTTGTTTATTGTGATTCTGAGAAGGCACGCAAGTTGGTCAATCAGTTACGTCGTATCATTGAATTACAGGACGTATTTATTAGTCGCGATGAAATGATTGAAGAGTCAAAAGAAAATGAGACTTCAATTTCTGCTGCTGCCAACGGCTAA
- the sthA gene encoding Si-specific NAD(P)(+) transhydrogenase has translation MEHFKYDVAVIGTGPGGEGAAMKAAKEGKRVAVIEKHRIGGGCTHWGTIPSKALRHSVSRLIEYKSAPLFREKGGNISFSFPEILRAAESVIERQVKLRSGFYQYNNIDLIEGTATFTGPNQLTIAQPNGANEVIEANDFVLATGSRPYQPDDIDFNHPRVYDSDKILTLGYTPRRVIVYGAGVIGTEYASIFRGLGVKVDLINNRDRLLSFLDDEISDALSYHLRISGVVVRHNETYDKVIGGDDGVELHLKSGKKLKADIFLFANGRTGNTQNMGLEDIGLHPDRRGQLKVDQDYRTELPHIHAVGDIIGYPSLASAAYDQGRFAASAIIEGQCHHQLVEDIPTGIYTIPEISSVGRSESELTDAQIPYEVGHAFFKDLARAQIAGQTVGMLKLLFNRDTKEILGIHCFGERAAEIVHIGQAIMCQKDGGNSLDYFVNTTFNYPTMAEAYRVAALNGLNRLF, from the coding sequence ATGGAACATTTCAAATATGATGTAGCAGTTATCGGAACCGGCCCTGGCGGCGAAGGCGCTGCTATGAAAGCTGCTAAGGAAGGCAAGCGGGTCGCTGTAATTGAAAAGCATCGGATTGGTGGTGGTTGCACCCATTGGGGGACCATTCCATCTAAAGCACTGCGCCATAGCGTGAGTCGCTTAATTGAATATAAAAGCGCGCCTTTATTTCGTGAAAAAGGCGGCAATATCAGTTTTAGCTTTCCAGAAATCCTACGTGCTGCCGAATCGGTTATTGAACGCCAAGTAAAATTGCGTAGTGGTTTTTATCAGTACAATAATATTGATTTAATTGAAGGCACCGCAACTTTCACCGGCCCTAATCAATTAACGATTGCCCAACCTAACGGTGCAAATGAAGTAATTGAGGCCAATGACTTTGTATTAGCAACCGGTTCTCGGCCTTATCAACCTGACGATATCGATTTTAACCACCCGCGTGTTTATGACAGCGATAAAATCCTCACGCTAGGTTATACGCCGCGTCGAGTAATTGTTTATGGCGCAGGTGTTATCGGTACTGAATATGCCTCGATATTTCGTGGTTTAGGGGTCAAAGTTGATCTGATTAATAACCGTGATCGCTTGTTGTCATTTCTTGATGATGAAATTTCTGATGCTTTAAGTTATCACCTGAGAATTAGCGGTGTTGTGGTTCGTCATAATGAAACCTACGACAAAGTAATTGGTGGTGATGACGGTGTTGAACTGCATTTAAAGTCTGGTAAAAAGCTAAAGGCAGATATTTTCTTGTTTGCTAACGGCCGTACTGGCAATACCCAAAATATGGGTTTGGAAGATATCGGTTTGCATCCAGATCGTCGAGGTCAGTTAAAAGTTGACCAGGACTACCGAACCGAATTGCCGCATATTCATGCGGTGGGCGATATTATTGGTTATCCGAGTTTGGCATCTGCGGCATATGACCAGGGCCGTTTTGCCGCCAGCGCGATTATTGAAGGGCAATGTCATCACCAGTTAGTGGAAGATATTCCTACCGGTATTTACACTATTCCGGAAATTAGCTCAGTGGGTCGCTCAGAGAGTGAATTAACCGATGCACAAATCCCTTACGAAGTTGGTCATGCTTTTTTCAAAGATTTAGCCAGAGCGCAAATTGCCGGGCAAACCGTTGGCATGCTAAAACTGCTGTTCAATCGTGATACTAAAGAAATTTTAGGGATTCATTGCTTTGGTGAACGTGCGGCAGAAATTGTTCACATCGGCCAAGCAATTATGTGTCAGAAAGATGGTGGTAACTCTTTGGACTATTTCGTAAATACCACGTTTAACTATCCGACTATGGCAGAAGCTTATCGAGTGGCAGCATTGAACGGATTAAATCGATTATTTTGA
- the ilvB gene encoding biosynthetic-type acetolactate synthase large subunit — MKMTGAHAICESLISEGVEIIFGYPGGAIMPTYDALYDVRDRLKHVLVRHEQGAGHAAQGYARATGKVGVALATSGPGSTNLVTAMMDATMDSTPIVCITGQVASHLLGTDAFQESDIMGMSIPATKWCTQVSDPAEIPAVLAKAFHIAQDGRPGPVLVDITKDAQISEMDFSYQHHIETIDTSKLYPHKYQDLSQLELAAELLNNAKKPFMLLGHGVLISQAEKQAVELADKSGIPTACTLLGLSAMAPDHELYVGMPGMHGNYGANLLTNEADVIIAIGMRFDDRITGRLDQYGSKAKFIHIDIDPSEMNKNVLNTASIVADAGVALDALLPLVNEQKHPEWIAEYRRCDEIEYKKVIKNDIFPTKGPLHMGEAVRKISDLTSGDAIVVSDVGQHQMVTARYYNYRNPNSHITSGGLGTMGFSLPAAIGAQMGRLDKQVIAIMGDGGFQMNLQEMATLHQEGAPLKVVILNNSHLGMVRQWQEMFFDERYSFVGMENPDFVALSKGFYVDAERVEDREDLEGAIQRMLDAPGPRLLEVVVQNMHNVFPMVATGDSVSQVRLD, encoded by the coding sequence ATGAAAATGACAGGTGCCCATGCGATTTGTGAATCGCTGATCAGTGAAGGCGTTGAGATTATCTTCGGATATCCCGGCGGCGCCATTATGCCAACCTACGATGCGCTATATGATGTTCGTGACCGGCTAAAGCATGTGTTGGTTCGACATGAACAAGGCGCGGGCCATGCTGCTCAAGGTTATGCGCGAGCAACCGGAAAAGTCGGTGTTGCACTGGCGACCTCAGGCCCAGGTTCTACTAATTTAGTCACGGCGATGATGGATGCCACCATGGATTCAACGCCGATTGTTTGTATTACCGGCCAGGTTGCTTCGCATCTTTTGGGGACAGATGCATTTCAGGAATCAGACATCATGGGCATGAGTATTCCTGCCACCAAGTGGTGTACTCAGGTTTCTGATCCAGCTGAAATTCCTGCGGTATTGGCCAAGGCATTTCATATTGCACAAGATGGCCGACCAGGCCCGGTATTAGTTGATATCACTAAAGATGCTCAAATATCAGAAATGGACTTCAGCTATCAACACCATATTGAAACCATTGATACCAGCAAGCTATACCCACACAAATATCAAGATCTTAGCCAGCTTGAATTAGCCGCTGAATTGCTAAACAACGCTAAAAAGCCATTTATGTTATTAGGCCATGGTGTTCTGATTTCTCAGGCCGAAAAGCAAGCAGTTGAATTAGCAGACAAATCTGGTATTCCAACGGCATGTACCTTGCTAGGCTTATCGGCCATGGCACCAGACCATGAATTATATGTTGGCATGCCAGGTATGCACGGTAATTATGGTGCCAACCTGCTAACCAATGAAGCCGATGTGATCATCGCGATAGGTATGCGCTTTGATGACCGAATCACCGGTCGCCTGGATCAATATGGTAGCAAGGCCAAATTTATTCATATCGATATTGACCCATCGGAAATGAACAAAAATGTGCTTAATACTGCATCGATTGTTGCTGATGCCGGTGTTGCACTGGATGCATTGCTGCCATTAGTTAACGAGCAAAAGCATCCTGAATGGATCGCTGAATATCGTCGTTGCGATGAAATTGAATATAAGAAAGTCATCAAAAACGATATTTTCCCAACCAAAGGCCCATTACATATGGGTGAAGCGGTTCGCAAAATTTCTGATTTAACTTCCGGTGATGCGATTGTTGTTTCCGATGTTGGTCAGCACCAAATGGTTACGGCCCGTTATTACAATTACCGCAATCCAAATAGCCATATTACTTCAGGTGGCTTGGGTACTATGGGCTTCTCTCTGCCTGCTGCGATTGGTGCGCAAATGGGCCGTCTAGACAAGCAAGTAATTGCAATAATGGGTGATGGCGGCTTTCAGATGAATTTGCAGGAAATGGCAACCTTGCATCAGGAAGGTGCGCCACTGAAAGTGGTTATTCTCAATAACAGTCATTTGGGTATGGTGCGTCAATGGCAGGAAATGTTCTTTGATGAGCGTTATTCATTTGTTGGTATGGAAAACCCGGATTTTGTTGCACTGAGTAAGGGTTTTTACGTTGATGCAGAGCGGGTTGAAGATCGAGAAGATCTGGAAGGTGCGATTCAACGAATGCTCGATGCGCCAGGGCCTCGCTTGTTAGAAGTTGTGGTTCAGAATATGCACAACGTTTTCCCAATGGTTGCTACCGGTGATTCGGTATCTCAGGTACGCCTGGATTAA
- a CDS encoding patatin-like phospholipase family protein, which translates to MKQQGKTGLVLSGGGARAAYQVGVLKALARILDQPKETPFPVVCGTSAGAINAISLASSADNFSLAVNNLEKLWSNLHVQNIYRSDPWNLIVGGGRWFLSSLFGGGLGDQGHSLLDNTPLRKLLEKQVNFDQIDISIAKGYLHALSITCSGYRSGLSVSFFQGHSSIKPWRRTLRSGEFANIGLDHLMASAAIPFVFPSIRLRREYFCDGSVRQLAPFSPALNLGADKVIAVGVSKPHNIEEPKLHQASYPTFAEQLGHVLDSVFLDSLSLDLERVQHINEILDGVAHGCEPLPDQTMKKVDTLVIEPSEAIDHVAARHSQELPFTLRMLLAGTGATKKSGSTALSYLLFEPGYCQELIALGYKDAMMQADKIEHFVRSEHPQCSESTSV; encoded by the coding sequence ATGAAACAGCAGGGGAAGACCGGATTAGTTTTATCGGGCGGAGGCGCTCGAGCAGCTTATCAAGTTGGAGTTTTAAAAGCGTTGGCAAGAATTCTTGACCAGCCGAAGGAAACCCCTTTTCCTGTTGTTTGTGGAACATCTGCCGGGGCTATCAATGCGATTTCTCTGGCAAGTTCTGCTGATAATTTTTCGCTTGCAGTTAATAACCTTGAAAAACTCTGGTCTAATTTACACGTTCAAAATATTTATCGCTCTGACCCATGGAATTTAATTGTTGGTGGTGGGCGCTGGTTTTTATCTTCGTTATTTGGTGGTGGCTTGGGAGATCAGGGTCATAGCTTATTAGACAATACGCCGCTCAGAAAACTGCTTGAAAAGCAGGTTAATTTTGATCAAATCGATATTTCAATTGCCAAAGGCTATTTGCATGCTTTGAGTATTACCTGTTCAGGTTATCGCTCAGGATTATCGGTTTCATTTTTTCAAGGTCATAGCTCGATCAAGCCCTGGCGTCGTACGTTACGCAGTGGCGAATTTGCTAATATCGGACTAGACCATTTAATGGCTTCAGCAGCTATCCCCTTTGTATTTCCTTCCATTCGATTACGCCGTGAATATTTTTGTGATGGCTCAGTTCGGCAATTGGCACCTTTTAGCCCAGCATTAAACCTAGGAGCCGATAAGGTGATCGCAGTCGGTGTCAGCAAGCCGCACAATATTGAAGAACCAAAACTACACCAAGCATCTTACCCGACCTTTGCCGAACAACTAGGCCATGTACTGGATAGTGTTTTTCTAGATAGCTTGAGTTTGGATTTGGAGCGGGTGCAGCATATTAATGAAATACTTGATGGTGTCGCCCATGGTTGTGAACCTTTGCCGGATCAAACTATGAAAAAGGTCGACACCTTAGTGATTGAGCCAAGCGAAGCGATTGATCATGTCGCGGCGCGACATAGCCAAGAGTTGCCGTTTACTTTAAGAATGCTATTGGCAGGAACGGGTGCGACTAAAAAAAGTGGTTCTACTGCTTTAAGCTATTTGCTGTTTGAGCCTGGCTATTGCCAAGAGTTAATTGCGCTGGGTTATAAAGACGCAATGATGCAGGCAGATAAAATTGAACACTTTGTTCGCTCGGAGCACCCTCAATGTTCGGAATCGACCTCGGTGTGA
- the pyk gene encoding pyruvate kinase, translating to MKRRTKIVATLGPATEKPEALEQLIKAGVNVVRMNFSHGEPEEHIERARLVREISAKLGRSVAILGDLQGPKIRIGRFRTGAILLEKGDKFALDAEMPVDEGDQHQIGLTYKTLPNDCKAGDMLLLDDGRVTLKVLSTNATRIETEVVNGGTLSNNKGINLQGGGLSAPALTEKDRRDIITASKIDVDYLAVSFPRCGADMDLARQLINEAGCSAAVLSKIERAEVTNCEALLREVILASDAVMVARGDLGVEIGDAELIGVQKKMIAMCRKLNRPVITATQMMESMIHNALPTRAEVFDVANAVLDGTDAVMLSAETATGDHPSEVIKAMANICLGAEKHTQEQGIPASEMSEVSMRKSDEAIAIAATYAANHLDSAKAIVAITESGTTPLWMSRLSSRLPILAVTWKLSTMRRMAMYRGVEPFFFDAAEVSSDQVVREALESLVKEGQLNRGDEVIVTCGDMIGKGSTSVMKIVRV from the coding sequence ATGAAACGCAGAACAAAAATTGTCGCCACACTAGGCCCTGCAACAGAGAAGCCAGAAGCTCTAGAGCAGTTAATTAAAGCGGGTGTAAACGTTGTTCGCATGAACTTCTCTCATGGTGAGCCAGAAGAACATATCGAACGCGCACGCTTGGTGCGTGAAATTTCTGCCAAGCTGGGCCGCAGTGTTGCTATCTTGGGAGACCTGCAAGGTCCTAAGATTCGCATTGGAAGATTCCGTACTGGCGCAATCCTGTTGGAAAAAGGCGACAAATTTGCTCTGGACGCTGAAATGCCAGTGGATGAAGGCGATCAACACCAAATCGGCCTGACCTACAAAACTCTGCCAAATGATTGTAAAGCTGGCGATATGCTGTTGCTAGACGATGGCCGAGTCACGCTGAAAGTTTTATCAACCAACGCTACGCGTATTGAAACTGAAGTTGTTAACGGCGGTACGCTGTCAAACAACAAAGGTATCAACCTGCAGGGCGGTGGTTTATCAGCACCTGCGCTGACTGAAAAAGACCGTCGCGACATTATTACTGCAAGCAAAATCGATGTTGATTATTTGGCAGTATCTTTCCCACGTTGTGGTGCCGATATGGACCTAGCGCGTCAGCTAATCAATGAAGCTGGCTGTTCTGCCGCTGTATTATCTAAAATCGAACGTGCTGAAGTAACCAATTGCGAAGCGCTGCTGCGTGAAGTGATCTTGGCTTCTGACGCGGTTATGGTTGCGCGTGGTGACCTAGGTGTTGAGATTGGCGATGCTGAACTAATTGGCGTTCAAAAGAAAATGATTGCGATGTGTCGCAAGTTGAATCGTCCTGTGATCACTGCGACCCAAATGATGGAGTCGATGATTCATAACGCACTGCCAACCCGCGCCGAAGTATTCGACGTTGCTAACGCAGTTTTGGACGGAACTGACGCAGTAATGTTGTCAGCTGAAACTGCAACAGGTGATCACCCATCTGAAGTAATCAAGGCAATGGCGAACATCTGCCTGGGTGCTGAAAAGCACACCCAAGAGCAGGGTATTCCTGCTTCTGAAATGTCAGAAGTTTCCATGCGTAAGTCTGATGAAGCGATTGCAATTGCAGCTACTTATGCGGCTAACCACTTAGATAGTGCCAAGGCGATTGTTGCTATCACTGAAAGTGGTACCACGCCATTGTGGATGTCTCGTTTAAGTTCACGCTTACCCATTCTGGCGGTAACCTGGAAGCTGTCTACCATGCGCCGCATGGCAATGTATCGTGGTGTTGAACCATTCTTCTTTGATGCAGCAGAAGTATCTTCCGATCAGGTAGTACGTGAAGCGCTGGAATCATTGGTAAAAGAAGGTCAGTTAAACCGTGGTGACGAAGTAATCGTTACTTGCGGCGATATGATTGGTAAAGGTTCTACCAGCGTAATGAAGATTGTTCGCGTTTAA